Proteins encoded in a region of the Salipiger sp. CCB-MM3 genome:
- the purE gene encoding 5-(carboxyamino)imidazole ribonucleotide mutase, which translates to MSEEVKVGIIMGSQSDWPTMQEAAQMLDELGVAYEVKIVSAHRTPDRLWTYGKEAAGRGLQVIIAGAGGAAHLPGMMASKTRVPVIGVPVQTRALSGVDSLYSILQMPRGFPVATMAIGAAGAANAGLMAAGILALQDPALAERLDAWRQALSDSIPEEPVRD; encoded by the coding sequence ATGTCGGAAGAGGTGAAGGTCGGGATCATCATGGGCAGCCAGTCGGACTGGCCCACGATGCAGGAAGCGGCGCAGATGCTCGACGAGCTAGGCGTGGCCTATGAGGTCAAGATCGTCTCGGCCCACCGCACGCCGGACCGGCTGTGGACCTACGGCAAAGAGGCTGCCGGGCGCGGCCTGCAGGTGATCATCGCGGGCGCTGGGGGTGCGGCGCATCTGCCGGGAATGATGGCCTCGAAAACCCGTGTGCCGGTGATCGGCGTACCGGTGCAGACGCGGGCGCTTTCGGGTGTCGACAGCCTTTATTCGATCCTGCAGATGCCGCGCGGCTTTCCCGTGGCGACCATGGCGATCGGCGCGGCGGGCGCGGCCAATGCCGGGCTGATGGCGGCGGGCATCCTTGCGCTGCAGGACCCGGCGCTGGCCGAACGGCTCGATGCTTGGCGGCAGGCGCTGTCGGACTCGATCCCCGAAGAGCCTGTGCGGGACTGA
- a CDS encoding 5-(carboxyamino)imidazole ribonucleotide synthase, whose product MSDALPQGATIGILGGGQLGRMLSVAASRLGYRTHIFEPGAQPPAGHVADAVTTAAYDDKPALTRFAEAVDVITYEFENIPTEALDTLQALRPIRPGREALRVSQDRMTEKEFLRDLGLRTAPFAAVDTAEDLNNALELIGTPGILKTRRFGYDGKGQARIKSKDDAADAFEAMQGAPSILEGFVEFSHEVSVIAARGVDGEVACFDPGENVHRDGILRTTTVPARLTPAHRQDAILLAGRILNALDYVGVMGVELFVCPDGLVVNEIAPRVHNSGHWTQNGCTVDQFEQHIRAVAGLPLGDGARHSDVQMENLIGADMDRVPELLRETDTALHLYGKAEAKPGRKMGHVNRIVRGG is encoded by the coding sequence ATGTCTGACGCTCTTCCCCAAGGTGCAACCATCGGCATTCTCGGCGGCGGACAGCTGGGACGGATGCTCTCCGTCGCGGCCAGCCGCCTCGGCTATCGCACGCATATCTTCGAGCCGGGCGCCCAGCCTCCTGCCGGTCACGTGGCCGATGCGGTGACCACCGCCGCCTATGACGACAAACCGGCGCTGACCCGCTTTGCGGAAGCGGTGGACGTGATCACTTATGAGTTCGAGAACATCCCCACCGAGGCACTCGACACGCTGCAGGCGCTGCGCCCGATCCGCCCCGGCCGCGAGGCGCTGCGGGTCAGTCAGGACCGGATGACCGAAAAAGAGTTCCTGCGTGATCTCGGGCTGCGCACCGCGCCTTTCGCCGCCGTGGACACTGCCGAGGATCTCAACAACGCGCTGGAGCTGATCGGCACGCCGGGCATCCTCAAGACCCGCCGCTTCGGCTACGACGGCAAGGGCCAGGCGCGGATCAAGTCCAAGGACGATGCCGCGGACGCTTTCGAAGCGATGCAGGGCGCGCCGTCAATCCTCGAAGGCTTCGTCGAGTTCAGCCATGAGGTCTCGGTGATCGCCGCGCGCGGCGTGGACGGCGAGGTTGCCTGTTTCGATCCCGGCGAGAACGTGCACCGCGACGGCATCCTGCGCACCACCACCGTGCCTGCGCGTCTCACCCCGGCGCACCGTCAGGACGCCATTCTGCTGGCGGGCCGTATCCTCAATGCGCTCGATTACGTCGGCGTCATGGGCGTCGAGCTGTTCGTCTGCCCCGACGGGCTGGTGGTCAATGAGATCGCGCCGCGGGTGCACAACTCGGGCCATTGGACGCAGAACGGCTGCACCGTCGACCAGTTCGAGCAGCACATCCGCGCGGTCGCGGGCCTGCCGCTGGGCGACGGCGCGCGCCACAGCGACGTGCAGATGGAAAACCTCATCGGTGCCGATATGGACCGCGTGCCCGAACTGCTGCGCGAGACGGACACCGCGCTGCACCTCTACGGCAAGGCCGAGGCCAAGCCGGGCCGTAAGATGGGCCACGTCAACCGCATCGTGCGCGGCGGCTGA
- a CDS encoding L-lactate dehydrogenase: MKVGIVGAGMVGSAAGYALALRGGASEIVLVDKSEALARAQAEDIAHAVPFASPCQVRSGGYEKLDGAEIVILAAGVAQKPGESRLSLLSRNADVFAQVIEGVQKAAPKALLLVASNPVDVMTEVALRASGLPTGQVIGSGTILDTARFRSLLGGQLGIAAQSVHAYVLGEHGDSEVLSWASARAGALSLDEFADQVRAPITDAVRAEIDEAVRRAAYRIIEGKGATWYGIGAGLARIVHAVRDDQRSVLSVSVVTPQVEGVENVALSLPRVVGRDGVVETLMPALDPGEAKALRASAEMLKETALGIS, translated from the coding sequence ATGAAAGTCGGAATCGTCGGCGCGGGCATGGTCGGCTCGGCAGCGGGCTATGCACTGGCGCTGCGCGGCGGCGCGAGCGAGATCGTTCTGGTGGACAAAAGCGAGGCGCTGGCCCGCGCGCAGGCCGAGGACATTGCCCATGCGGTGCCCTTCGCCAGCCCCTGTCAGGTGCGCTCGGGCGGCTACGAGAAGCTGGACGGCGCCGAGATCGTCATCCTTGCCGCGGGCGTCGCGCAGAAGCCCGGAGAGAGCCGCCTGAGCCTGCTGTCGCGCAACGCCGATGTCTTTGCGCAGGTCATCGAAGGCGTGCAGAAGGCGGCGCCCAAGGCATTGCTGCTGGTCGCCTCGAACCCGGTGGACGTGATGACCGAAGTGGCGCTGCGCGCCTCGGGCCTGCCGACCGGGCAGGTGATCGGCTCTGGCACGATCCTCGACACCGCGCGCTTCCGCTCGCTGCTGGGCGGGCAGCTGGGGATCGCGGCGCAGTCGGTGCATGCCTATGTGCTGGGCGAGCATGGCGATTCAGAGGTGCTGAGCTGGGCTTCGGCGCGCGCCGGGGCGCTGTCGCTGGACGAGTTCGCCGATCAGGTGCGCGCGCCGATCACCGATGCGGTGCGCGCCGAGATCGACGAAGCGGTGCGCCGCGCCGCCTATCGGATCATCGAGGGCAAGGGCGCCACATGGTATGGCATCGGCGCGGGTCTGGCGCGCATCGTCCATGCGGTGCGCGACGACCAGCGGTCGGTGCTCTCGGTCTCGGTGGTGACGCCGCAGGTGGAGGGGGTGGAGAATGTCGCGCTCAGCCTGCCGCGCGTAGTGGGCCGCGATGGTGTGGTCGAGACGCTCATGCCCGCGCTCGACCCGGGCGAGGCCAAGGCGCTGCGCGCCTCGGCGGAGATGCTCAAGGAAACCGCTTTGGGGATCAGTTGA
- a CDS encoding DUF3859 domain-containing protein, protein MRHLALLLLLAGPAFAGAGPSFAGSSEMAGQSFSTAPMQLLERGVICQITAEGARPAPETEQGVINLVEPGRRIDVATAVVPAALGISFGIRFMLADDAPPMALRVVVTHPPMGSRAIERESWVTNAVPGAPGLSLFTFEYPYEMVEGAWTMALEAGGARLLEQHFTVVPAEAAAPVLAACAGPAPMS, encoded by the coding sequence ATGCGCCATCTCGCGCTCCTTCTGCTGCTGGCCGGTCCCGCGTTTGCCGGGGCCGGCCCTTCTTTTGCCGGATCCTCCGAGATGGCCGGGCAGAGCTTTTCCACCGCGCCGATGCAGCTGCTCGAGCGCGGCGTGATCTGCCAGATCACCGCCGAGGGCGCGCGCCCCGCGCCGGAGACCGAACAGGGGGTGATCAACCTCGTCGAGCCGGGCCGACGCATAGACGTCGCCACCGCGGTCGTGCCCGCCGCCCTTGGGATCAGTTTCGGCATCCGCTTCATGCTCGCCGACGACGCGCCGCCCATGGCGCTGCGCGTGGTGGTCACCCATCCGCCCATGGGATCACGCGCCATCGAGCGGGAAAGCTGGGTCACCAATGCCGTGCCCGGCGCGCCGGGGCTGAGCCTTTTCACCTTCGAATATCCCTACGAGATGGTTGAGGGCGCCTGGACCATGGCGCTCGAGGCGGGCGGCGCGCGGCTGCTCGAGCAGCATTTCACCGTGGTCCCCGCCGAGGCCGCCGCCCCAGTCCTCGCAGCCTGCGCCGGCCCCGCGCCCATGTCCTGA
- a CDS encoding phosphoenolpyruvate carboxykinase, with protein sequence MTFGRVNPQFRLEDQGIEGLGNVYYNLMEPALIEAALKRGEGTLGKGGAFYVTTGKFTGRSPQDKHVVKTPSVEDNIWWENNRAMSPEGFDVLHADMLEHMKGKDYYVQDLTGGADPAHSIKVRMVTELAWHGLFIRHMLRRPEREQLDEFIADFTVINCPSFKADPKKHDCRSDTVIALNFDKKTILIGGTEYAGENKKSVFTLLNYMLPLKGIMAMHCSANHAPNNPVDTAVFFGLSGTGKTTLSADPERVLIGDDEHGWSDRGTFNFEGGCYAKTINLSAEAEPEIYATTSKFGTVIENMVFDEETFELDFEDDSLTANMRCAYPLEYISNASSTALGGHPKNIIMLTCDAFGVLPPIARLTPAQAMYHFLSGFTSKVAGTERGVTEPQPTFSTCFGAPFMPLRPEAYGNLLRDKIAKHGATCWLVNTGWTGGAYGTGHRMPIKATRSLLHSALNGSLAKAEFRKDPNFGFEVPVSVEGVPELLLDPRRTWSDKEAFDAQAEKLVSMFAENFAQYVPYIDDDVKAAAIG encoded by the coding sequence ATGACATTTGGACGGGTGAACCCGCAATTCCGGCTTGAAGATCAAGGGATCGAAGGGCTGGGCAATGTCTATTACAATCTTATGGAGCCCGCGCTGATCGAGGCTGCCCTGAAGCGCGGCGAAGGCACGCTGGGCAAGGGCGGTGCCTTCTACGTCACCACCGGCAAGTTCACCGGCCGCTCGCCGCAGGACAAGCATGTGGTCAAGACCCCCTCGGTGGAAGACAACATCTGGTGGGAAAACAACCGCGCCATGTCGCCCGAGGGGTTCGACGTGCTGCACGCCGATATGCTCGAGCATATGAAGGGCAAGGACTACTACGTTCAGGACCTCACCGGCGGCGCCGACCCGGCGCATTCGATCAAGGTCCGCATGGTGACCGAGCTGGCATGGCACGGCCTCTTCATCCGCCACATGCTGCGCCGCCCCGAGCGCGAGCAGCTGGATGAGTTCATCGCCGACTTCACCGTCATCAACTGCCCCAGCTTCAAGGCCGACCCCAAGAAGCATGACTGCCGGTCCGACACCGTCATCGCGCTGAACTTCGACAAGAAGACCATCCTCATCGGCGGCACCGAATACGCCGGCGAGAACAAGAAGTCGGTCTTCACGCTGCTGAACTACATGCTGCCGCTCAAGGGCATCATGGCGATGCACTGCTCGGCCAACCACGCGCCGAACAACCCGGTCGACACCGCCGTCTTCTTCGGCCTGTCGGGCACCGGCAAGACCACCCTCTCGGCTGACCCCGAGCGCGTGCTGATCGGCGACGACGAGCACGGCTGGTCCGACCGCGGCACCTTCAACTTCGAAGGCGGCTGCTACGCCAAGACGATCAACCTGTCGGCCGAGGCCGAGCCCGAGATCTACGCGACCACCTCGAAGTTCGGTACGGTGATCGAGAATATGGTCTTCGACGAAGAGACCTTCGAGCTCGACTTCGAGGACGACAGCCTGACCGCCAACATGCGCTGCGCCTACCCGCTCGAGTATATCTCGAACGCGTCGTCCACCGCGCTTGGTGGTCATCCGAAGAACATCATCATGCTGACCTGCGACGCCTTTGGTGTGCTGCCGCCGATCGCGCGGCTGACCCCGGCGCAGGCGATGTACCACTTCCTTTCTGGCTTCACCTCGAAGGTGGCGGGCACCGAGCGTGGCGTGACCGAGCCGCAGCCGACCTTCTCGACCTGCTTCGGCGCGCCCTTCATGCCGCTGCGCCCGGAAGCCTACGGCAACCTGCTGCGCGACAAGATCGCTAAGCACGGCGCGACCTGCTGGCTGGTCAACACCGGCTGGACCGGCGGCGCCTATGGCACCGGCCACCGCATGCCGATCAAAGCGACCCGCTCGCTGCTGCATTCGGCGCTGAACGGCTCGCTGGCGAAGGCCGAGTTCCGCAAGGACCCGAACTTCGGCTTCGAAGTGCCGGTCTCGGTCGAGGGCGTGCCCGAACTGCTGCTCGATCCGCGCCGCACCTGGTCGGACAAAGAGGCCTTCGACGCGCAGGCCGAGAAGCTGGTCAGCATGTTCGCCGAGAACTTCGCGCAATATGTGCCTTACATCGACGATGACGTGAAAGCCGCCGCGATCGGCTGA
- a CDS encoding response regulator transcription factor has protein sequence MSKIALVDDDRNILTSVSMTLEAEGFEVETYNDGQSALDAFSKKMPDMAVFDIKMPRMDGMDLLQRVRQKSRMPVIFLTSKDDEIDEVLGLRMGADDYVKKPFSQRLLVERIRALLRRQEAQAGEVVGDTEETKLMTRGSLTMDPLRHSVSWKGQDVSLTVTEFLLLQALAQRPGFVKSRDQLMDVAYDDQVYVDDRTIDSHIKRLRKKMRTVDADFSAIETLYGIGYRYNEE, from the coding sequence ATGTCTAAAATCGCCCTGGTGGACGATGACAGGAACATCCTGACATCCGTGTCCATGACACTCGAGGCGGAAGGGTTTGAAGTCGAGACATATAATGACGGGCAATCTGCGCTGGATGCGTTCAGCAAGAAGATGCCCGACATGGCCGTTTTCGACATCAAGATGCCACGTATGGACGGGATGGATCTGCTGCAGCGCGTGCGTCAGAAGTCGCGCATGCCGGTGATTTTCCTGACATCCAAGGACGATGAGATCGACGAGGTGCTCGGGCTGCGTATGGGCGCCGACGACTACGTCAAAAAGCCGTTCAGCCAGCGCCTTCTGGTCGAGCGGATCCGCGCGTTGCTGCGCCGTCAGGAGGCTCAGGCTGGTGAGGTGGTAGGGGACACCGAAGAAACCAAGCTGATGACCCGCGGCTCGCTGACCATGGACCCGCTGCGCCACTCGGTGAGCTGGAAAGGTCAGGACGTGTCGCTGACCGTGACCGAATTCCTGCTGCTGCAGGCGCTGGCGCAGCGTCCGGGCTTCGTCAAATCGCGCGACCAGTTGATGGACGTGGCCTATGACGATCAGGTCTATGTGGACGACCGCACGATCGACAGCCACATCAAGCGGCTGCGCAAGAAGATGCGGACCGTTGATGCGGATTTCTCCGCCATCGAAACCCTGTACGGTATCGGGTATCGTTACAACGAAGAGTAA
- a CDS encoding YbjN domain-containing protein: protein MALSEEFLGEELHPIDIVETLAEHNEWDFDRVAEDQIAMAVEGQWRTYSITLAWSPYDETLRMICSFEMEPPEDSLPELYTGLNSVNDQCWAGAFSYWPDAKLMVYRYGLVLAGGQVASAEQIDTMIGGAVAASERYYPCFQLIAWAGKTAGEALQIAIAEAYGRA, encoded by the coding sequence ATGGCACTGTCCGAAGAATTTCTGGGCGAAGAACTTCACCCGATCGATATCGTCGAGACCCTCGCCGAACATAACGAATGGGACTTCGACCGCGTGGCCGAAGATCAGATCGCCATGGCGGTCGAGGGCCAGTGGCGGACCTATTCGATCACGCTGGCATGGTCGCCCTATGACGAGACGCTGCGGATGATCTGCAGCTTCGAGATGGAGCCGCCAGAGGACTCGCTGCCCGAGCTTTACACCGGTCTCAACAGCGTCAACGACCAGTGCTGGGCGGGCGCCTTCAGCTACTGGCCTGACGCCAAGCTGATGGTCTACCGCTACGGTCTGGTTCTGGCCGGGGGTCAGGTGGCCAGCGCCGAGCAGATCGACACGATGATCGGCGGCGCCGTGGCGGCCTCCGAGCGCTACTACCCCTGCTTCCAGCTCATCGCATGGGCTGGCAAGACGGCGGGCGAGGCGCTGCAGATCGCCATCGCCGAGGCATACGGCCGGGCCTGA